In the genome of Rhodoferax fermentans, one region contains:
- the dapB gene encoding 4-hydroxy-tetrahydrodipicolinate reductase, translating into MSDLHLHRICVAGASGRMGRMLVEAITQAEDCQLSGALDVSVCPAVGLDPAAFLGKSSGISITADLPTGLSNSDVLIDFTRPEGTLAHLAVCRELGVNLVIGTTGFTDAQKAEISAAAKDIAIVFAPNMSVGVNVTLKLLEMAAKALSTGYDIEIIEAHHRHKVDAPSGTALKMGEVIAGALGRDLKDCAVYAREGVTGERDPSSIGFATIRGGDIVGDHTVLFAGTGERIEISHKSSSRVSYAQGSLRAVRFLAGRTSGLFDMADVLNLK; encoded by the coding sequence ATGAGCGACTTACATCTCCACCGTATTTGTGTGGCCGGTGCCAGCGGCCGCATGGGCCGCATGCTGGTTGAGGCCATCACCCAGGCTGAGGACTGCCAACTCAGCGGTGCCCTGGATGTATCGGTTTGCCCGGCAGTCGGCCTGGACCCGGCCGCATTTTTGGGCAAAAGCAGCGGCATCAGCATCACCGCCGATTTGCCCACAGGCTTGAGCAACAGCGATGTGCTGATTGATTTCACGCGGCCAGAAGGCACGCTAGCCCATTTGGCGGTGTGCCGTGAACTGGGTGTGAATCTGGTCATTGGGACCACCGGTTTTACCGATGCCCAGAAGGCCGAGATCAGCGCCGCCGCCAAAGACATCGCCATTGTGTTTGCACCCAATATGAGTGTGGGTGTGAATGTGACCCTCAAACTGCTGGAGATGGCGGCCAAGGCCCTGTCCACCGGCTACGACATCGAGATCATCGAAGCGCACCACCGCCACAAGGTCGATGCGCCTTCCGGCACCGCACTCAAAATGGGTGAAGTCATTGCCGGCGCCCTTGGGCGTGACCTCAAAGACTGTGCTGTGTATGCACGTGAAGGTGTCACCGGTGAGCGCGACCCGTCCAGCATCGGTTTCGCCACCATCCGTGGTGGCGACATTGTGGGTGACCACACCGTGCTGTTTGCCGGTACTGGCGAGCGCATCGAGATCAGCCATAAATCTTCCAGCCGCGTCAGTTATGCACAGGGCAGCCTGCGCGCCGTGCGTTTTCTGGCCGGTCGTACCTCCGGCCTGTTTGACATGGCTGACGTGCTCAATCTGAAATGA
- a CDS encoding MotA/TolQ/ExbB proton channel family protein, translating to MNLAQFFWQGDALARGVALLLLAMSVSSWVVILWKTWLLHRASRDVDRCIAAFWQAGNIDDARQTIKAFDREALVAPMVDAIKIETTPTLAGAGGLQTQLTRVLRNALHQALTKLQHGQVLLATVGATAPFVGLLGTVWGIYHALIGIATAGQVTIDKISGPVGESLIMTAAGLAVAIPAVLAYNVLGRSVARIEAELEGFARDLRELVGYTSTPL from the coding sequence ATGAACCTGGCACAGTTTTTCTGGCAGGGAGACGCCTTGGCACGAGGTGTGGCCCTGTTGCTGCTAGCCATGTCGGTCAGCAGCTGGGTGGTGATTCTGTGGAAAACCTGGTTGCTGCACCGCGCCAGCCGTGACGTGGATCGTTGTATCGCTGCCTTCTGGCAAGCGGGCAATATCGATGATGCACGCCAGACCATCAAGGCTTTTGACCGCGAAGCCCTTGTCGCGCCTATGGTGGACGCTATAAAAATCGAGACAACCCCAACCCTGGCCGGAGCCGGCGGTCTGCAAACCCAATTGACCCGTGTGTTGCGCAACGCCCTGCACCAGGCGCTGACCAAGTTGCAACACGGCCAGGTTCTGCTGGCCACCGTGGGTGCTACCGCCCCTTTTGTGGGGCTGCTGGGCACGGTGTGGGGCATCTATCACGCGCTGATTGGTATTGCGACAGCTGGGCAGGTCACCATCGACAAAATTTCCGGCCCGGTGGGTGAGTCGCTGATCATGACTGCAGCGGGTCTGGCGGTCGCCATTCCGGCGGTGCTGGCCTACAACGTGCTGGGGCGTTCGGTCGCGCGTATCGAGGCCGAACTCGAAGGTTTTGCCCGAGACCTGCGTGAACTGGTGGGCTACACCAGCACGCCCCTTTGA
- a CDS encoding ExbD/TolR family protein: MSFGRLDRSSGAQPMSDINMTPLIDVMLVLVVIFIITAPLLASSIKLDLPKTDAAKPSEVPQAVRVVVDAAGQAFVNDRPVSQDELAQQFATAQHANPDTEVQLRADKTVPYGRIVEIMGAAQKVGLNRIGFVADATPTSTTSPAVAPAGGAPGKP, from the coding sequence ATGTCCTTTGGTCGTCTGGATCGCAGCTCGGGTGCACAACCCATGAGCGACATCAACATGACGCCGCTGATCGATGTGATGCTGGTGCTGGTGGTGATCTTTATCATCACCGCGCCCTTGCTGGCCAGCTCCATCAAACTGGATCTGCCCAAAACCGACGCCGCCAAACCCAGCGAGGTGCCACAGGCTGTGCGTGTGGTGGTGGACGCTGCGGGCCAAGCGTTTGTGAATGATCGCCCGGTGTCGCAGGACGAACTGGCCCAGCAGTTTGCAACAGCGCAGCATGCCAACCCCGACACCGAGGTGCAGTTGCGTGCCGACAAGACGGTGCCTTACGGCCGTATTGTGGAGATCATGGGTGCAGCGCAAAAGGTCGGGCTGAACCGAATTGGTTTTGTCGCGGATGCCACGCCGACCAGCACCACATCACCTGCGGTGGCGCCCGCCGGGGGCGCACCAGGCAAACCCTAA